GCTCGGTGACGGCCGACGTTCTGGTCCCCGGCGAACTCGTCGAGGAGCGCCTGCACACCACCGCGGACGCCATCGCCGAGGCGAACACGCGCAAAAACCTCACCGGCAGCGCGAAGGCCGGCAGCCTGGGATTCAACGCCCACGCGGCGAACGTCGTCGCCGCCGCCTTCCTCGCGACCGGACAGGACGAGGCGCAGGTCGTCGAGGCCGCGAACACGATCACGACGATGGACGCTCGCGAACGCGAGGACGGTACCACCGACCTCTACGCCAGCGTTTCGCTGGCATCGCTCGAGGTCGGCACCGTCGGCGGCGGGACGAAGCTCCCGACCCAGAGCGAAGCGCTCGAGGTGCTCGACCTTCGCGGGGGCGGCGACCCGGCGGGGTCGAACGCCGACGCACTGGCCGAGATCATCGCCGTCGGCGCGCTCGCCGGCGAACTCTCCCTGCTCGCGGCGCTCGCCTCGCGGCACCTGGCGAGCGCTCACGAAGACCTCGGACGCTAAGGGAGCGGAGACGATCGCCGCTCGACGCAGTTGGGACGACCGCCCCTCAGCCGACAAGTTCGCGGTTCTCCGCTCGAGCGCGAACCGTCACAAGCGCGATGTAGGACCCGCTCGCGACGAGCAGGGCCAGTCCACCGAGCACCTGCGGCCCGCTTACGGCTACCGTGACGAGAAGCAACCCGATCGCCGCGACGCCGTTTGCGAAGGCAAGGTCCCGTCGTCCGTACGTGCCGTGGAGGACGGCGACGGCGGCGAACGTCGCGGCGAACGCGGCCGTCGCCAGCATCGCCGCGTCGATTCCGAAAATCGTCTCGTTGATGTACCTGTTGTACCCGAAGAAGGCGAGGGCCACGACCGTTCCGACGCCGATCGCCGTCCCCTGTGCGTCTACCGTGTCGTCCATCTGCTCGCCATTGTCCCGCTCGATGCAAAGCCCTGCCGTTCGCCGCCTCCCGGTCGACCTGGCGTTGAATCCCGTTCACGTTCCGTAAGTGGCAGATACGCGTACATGAATAACAGCTCGTTTTTAGGCGATACGAAAAATTGTTCGATAATTGAAAAGATATAAGGGTATTCCGCTCGAAGTGAGACTCGTAATGAGCACACAGAAAACCGTTCGTCAATCCGCAGGCACCGTCGAAGAAAACGCGCTGCGACTCGACGAAGAGAAGGCGGAACAGATTATCGACGCGCTGAACACGGACCTCGCGGACGCGTACGTCCTCTACCACCAGCTCCACAAACACCACTGGAACGTCGAAGGTGCGGAGTTCCTCGACATCCACGTGTTCCTTCAGGAGGTCTACGAGGACGTCGAGGCGGCCGCGGACGACCTCGCCGAGCGGCTGCAGGCCCTCGGCGGCGTTCCGCACGCGAGTATGACGGCACTCGCGGAAGCGGCGACGATCGAACCGGAAGACGAGGACGTCTACGACGTTCGGACCTCGCTGTCGAACGATCTCGACCTGTTCGGCGACGTCATCGAGAGCTACCGCGACCACATCGAACTCGCCGACGGACTCGGCGATTACGCCACGGGTGAGATGCTCCGCGAACAACTCGAGACGATCGAGGAACACGCCCACCACATCGAACACTACCTCGAAGACGACACGCTCGTCCTCGAATCCGCGACGAAATAGCCTGCACTCGCCGTTTTACTCACTCGATATCCGGCGCTTTTTCGTCCGTCCGTCCCGGAAGCTCGAGTTCGATCTCGAGTTCGGGCTCCCCGACCCCGTCGAACTCGAGTTCCAGATCGAGGGGTTCACCGAACGCGAAGGGAAGTTCCCAGTCGTCGGTGACGATGGTGAGGTCGTCGCCGTCGCGGAGCTGTTCGCCTAATTTGATCAGAAACGTTCCGACTTCGGCCGCGTCGAGTCGGTATTCCTGTTCGAACTTCCGGCCCGATCGGATCGTCGTTCGTTCGTCCGCTCGGTCGTCGTCTGTTTCGGGAGTCATTTTCGGTGTGGTGTCTCGATGTGGTCACCGAACGATAGCGATAGTCACGTCGCTCGCGATCCAGCCGTCGGTGTTCCCCGATTCGAGGAAGATCGATCTCTCGGGACGGCTCTCACAGACTGCGATTTCGGGAGCGTGACTCGGTTCTCGTTCGAAGCCAGTCTCGGCGTGTGACCGGGTGCTAACGGTCATCACCGTGGTTTAGGCGGGCCTAAAGAAAAAGCGCTCGGTCTCGGGTGAGGGCTCGCGCCACGACCGAACCGTCGGCAGACGCAGACGGTGACGGCTCGGACACCTACCGGGACGACCCGTCGGCCGTCGGCGGATCGACCGACCGGGTCGGCGACAGGAGAACGGTTTCCAACCGCGCCACGACGGCCGGGCTGATCGTTCCGACGAGAGTCGCGGCTTCCCCACGGTGGTCGTCGATGTCGAGCACCTCGTCGAAAAAGCGACAGATCGTCTCGTACCTGTCGAACAGCTCTTCGGCCTGTTCTCGGCCGTCCGGCGTCAATCGGACGCCCACGTACGGCTCGTAGTCGACGAGCCCGCGCGTCTCGAGGCGCTGGACCATCTCCGTCGTTGCGGCGGGCGACCGACCGGTCGAATCCGCGATCCGTCCGGTCGATATCGGCTCGCTGGCAGCCGCTGTCAGTTCGTAAATCGTGAGCAGATAGTGATTTATCTTCGACATGAGTGGGTGTCGGATGGGCGCGGTCGGTTCGCAGCCTCGCCGCGATAACGGGTAACTCGTCCGTTCGTCCGCAACTCCGGTCCGTCCCCGAATCGCTTCTAAGCGACTCGAGGTGATTGCGGCCGTCACGGATCGTCACCCCGACCATTTTAGGTAACCCTAAAACAACCAGCGTTAAGTATTTTAGGTAACCCTAAACCTTGCGTCGAGACAGGTTCGGACAGTACCGCACAGCACCGGAGTCGATCGACAGCAAATACGGGCCGAGGCGGTTTACAGCAGTCGATACCGGCCTCGGTTCTCACTCGCCACGCCGCGTCTCGTGAGTTTCTCGAGCGCGTCTCGGACGTACTCGGCCGACACACCGCGTTCGCCGGCGTATTCGATGACGTCGTCGTCGGTCGGCCGCTCCAACTCCGCGAGCGCCCGTTTGACGATTTCCTTCTTGCTCCCGCTGCGATTCGGTTGGCGCTGATCGCGGTCGCCGGCCGCCTCGACTTCCTCGACGTCCAGCCCCGATTCCTCGAGGTACTCGTCGTCGTCGACGACGCCGTCGGCCACGTCCGCCTCGAGGGCATCGAACGAGTCCAGTTTGGCGAAGGCTTCGCCCTCACCCTGCCGGTTCGCGAGCATCGAGGCGCGAACGTCGCGGGCGTGGCTCGCGTCGTCGGTCGTGACGAACTTCTTGCGCTTCTCGTAGCCCCGGCGAGAGCCACAGCGGGGACACTGGGTCGTCTCCGAACGACCCTCGATGATCCAGAGGTTCGAGCACTCGCTACAGCCGACGACGGCGTACATGTCTCGGAATGCACGCGGCTGGTAGTTCAACCTTCGGCACGTGGAGCGGAAGTGATCCGGTTCGTCCACTGGGGAGCGACGCGCGGAGTGGGTGTGAACGCATCGCACGAGTTCCGAAAACTATGAGGCGCGCTCTCACATCTCGTCGGTATGGAACGCGTTTCCCTGTCAGACCTCGAGCCGTCCGAAGCCGCCGACGGCGTCCACCTGGCGCTGATGGCCGGCGTCGACTCGATGAACGTCCAGCACTTCGAAATCGCGCCCGACGCGGTAGTCGACGAGCACGAACACCCAAACGAACAGACGGGCTTCATCTACGAGGGCGAACTGGTGTTCCTCGTCGAGGGCGAGGAGATCGTCTGCGGTCCCGGCGATTCCTACGCGATCCCGGGCGATCAGCCCCACGCGGCCGAGAACCGCGGCGAGGAGACCGTTCGCGGCGTCGATATCTTCGCTCCGCCGCGAGCGAACCCGAACTGGCAATCCGAATAGCGCCGTTCAGTACCGCTCCCCGTCCTCGTTCATCGACTATTCACTTACGAATACCACGGAGTTATATTCCCCGGGTAGCAAGGTCAGCCGATGGCTACCGAGTCAGGGGCACCCGAGTCGTGGGGAGTCAGTCGAATAACTGGATACCTCGAGCGATTGGGGCCGACGTGGCTCGCCGGGGCGATCGCGGCGGGGCCGGCGACCATGGCCAGTCTGCTGGTCGCGGGAGCGAGCTTCGGCTACGCACTCCTGTGGGTCGTCGTCCTCTCGGCGATCCTCGGGACCGTCGGCCAGTACCTCGCGATGCGGCTCGGACTGCTCACGGCAGCCGGACTCGTCAGCGTCGTCGAAGATCACCTCGGTTCGTTCTGGGCCTGGGTACTCGTCGTCGACGCCGTGTTGGCCGCGGGGCTCGCCCAGCTCGTGATCATGAAGACGGTGGCGGACGTGAGCGCAACGATCGCCGGCAGCGCGGGCGTCGGAATCGCGGCCCTGAGCGACCCTCGCCTCTGGGGCGTCACCTGGGCGCTCGTTCTCGCTCTGGGGATCGCCGGCGGCGGCTACCGCCTCGCCGAAGTCGGCGCAAAGTTGCTCGTCTCGTTCGTCGTGCTCGCGTTCGTGGCCTCGGTGTTCGTCGTGCCGATCGATCCGGCTGCGGCGGCCTCCGGCCTGGCTCCCGAGATTCCGGCCGGCGTCGGCGGCGCGGTCGTCGCCGCCGGAGTGCTCGGCGGCGCGGTCCACATCACGCTCCTGACGATGCAGAGCTACACGATGCGCGCTCGCGGCTGGACCGAGGACGATGCGGGTCTCGCGACCTTCGACGTCGCGAGTTCGATGCTCGTCGCCTTCGGAATCTTCAGTCTCGCAGTCTTCCTCGTCGCGGCGAGCGTCCTTCCCGAAACCGGCGTCGATCCGGCGACGATCACCGCGATCCAGGCCGCCGAGGCGCTCGGTCCAGTCGCCGGCGAGTACGCTACCTGGCTGTTCCTGTTCGGGCTCCTCGGTGCGGCCGTCTCGACGCTCGGCGGGAACACGATCGTTCCCCCCTATCTGCTCGCGGACAAGTTCGGCTGGGAACAATCCGTCGACGACCCGCGCTACCGGTTCGCCGTCGTTACCGTCGCGCTCGTCTCGGCCGTCGGTGCCTTCCTCGAGGGCGCGTTCTTCGAACTCCTCGTGCTCGTGCTCGCCTTCGGACTCGTCGGTACGCCGTTCGCGCTCGCCGTGATCCTCTACCTGCTGAACGATCCCGACGCCGTTCCCGAAACCAATTCTCGGATCGCGAACCTCGGCGGCATCGTTCTGTTCGCCGTCGCGACCGTCCTCGCGGGCGAGTTCGTCCTCGAGGAGCTCGAGACGGTCGCCGAACCGGCGTCGGCGTTCGTCGTCGCCTTCGCGGTCGCGATGGCGCTGGCAACTGTCGGACTCGCCGGCAGGTACGTTCGGGAGCGTCTCGGTACCGCCTGAGCTTGCGCTCCGTACCAATCTTCAAGCCGCCCGAGATCGAGTTCCCACCCATGCCGACACTCGAAAACGACGCGATACGTCACCGAGGAGGAGTGGGACACCGTCCTCGAGGTCAACCTCAAGGGCGCGTTCCTCTTCACTCGAGCGGCGTTGCCCCACATGTACGAGCAGGGCCAGGGCAACGTCATCAACATCTCCTCGGGGCTCGGTCGGCAGGCGATGGCGGGCGCGGGTAGCTACGTCGCGTCGAAGTGGGGACTCGAGGGGCTCACTCGAACGACCGCCCTCGAGAGCGAGGAGTACGGTGTCAACGCGAACGCGCTCGCTCCGGGCGGCCGGGTCGATACTGACATCTGGGCGCACCTGCCCGCGGAGGAACGCGAGCGAATTCTCGATCCGGACGTGATGGACGACGCGGCCGTCCTCCTGGCCGCACAGGATCCTGGCGGCGTTACCGGCGAATCGAGGACTGCAAACGAATGGGAAACGCGCCTCGAGTGAACGAATCCGAATTAACCGTATGTCTCGAGCGAATCCCACTCGCGTCGCATCAGTTCGCGGACGCCGTGCTCGAGGATGCCCTCGCCGAGCGAGGTCGCCCGGTAGTAGGAGTACAACCCGTCGGTATCGGGGGCTTTGCGCTTTCGATTCTCGACGAGGCCGACGTCGATGAGTTCGTCCAGGTGGTAGTGGAGCACGTTCGACTGCACCTCGAGACGATCGCGCAACTCGCTCGCGCTCCGTGAGCCGTCCTCGACGAGCGCGTTCAGGACGCGAAACCGCGTCTCGTTGCCGATCGAGCGCTGCATCTCGAGGTATTCTTCCAGACTCAGGATGCTGTGTTCGGGCAGCAGTTCGTCCCCGAACCGTCGCGTCGAACGCTCGGACTCTGCCATACGTCCCTTTTGAACCGGCCGTTGCTTAAGCGTTCCTTGAGTCAGTCATCGCTGAAACGGCGTACATTTATATGGTGTGCGCGAGCAGCCGGCGTATGCGCGACCGAATTATCGACGAACTCGGCGATCTCCCTCGCTCACGATTTCTGGTGTACCTGATGGGGCCCTACCAGGCGTTCGACGTCGAGCGGGCGCTCGAGGACGTCGATCCCGAGGCGATCCCCGAATCGGTCGACTTCGGAACGCTCGTGGGCTCGGAGCACGACCTCGAGCGCGACGAGGCGGCGCTGGATCTCCTCCTCGAGGTTCGTGACCGACTCCGAACCGAAGCGGGCGTCAACGCCTTCCTCGCGATCGACGTCGACGTTCCACTCGCGGAAACGGACGCCGCAACGCAGAGCATCGAATTCGCCCGCGCGAGCAACGCCGTGGTGTACGTCGTTCCCGCCGCGGGTGACAACCTCGGCGTCGGGATCGAAGTCGGTGCCGTCCTCGAGGCGTTGTTCGACGACGAGACGCCCGCACACCGTCAGGAACGCGTCCTGTTCGTCCACGAATCGGGCGTTCGAAGCGCGATGATCGCCGCCGTCCGAGACCGCTGGGAGGCGCGGATCTACTCGTACGACGACCGCGAGGAGCTGACGCGCCAGCTTCGGCTGTTCGTCCGCGACCTCGTTCGAAAGGAACGAATCGGCGAGTTGCCGCGACTCGAGTAACCGGTATCGCGGTGGCGTTACGCCAGCGACTTGCGCATCTCGACGTGTGGAATCCCGGCCTCCTCGAACTCCTCGCCGTAGCGTTCGTAGCCGAGCCTGCGATAGAAGCCGGCGGCGCGCGTCTGCGAGTGGAGCGTGAGCGATTCGAGGCCCCGCGCCCGCGCCCGCTCCTCGACGGCGTTCATCACCGCGCGACCGATCCCGTCCTCGCGGCGTGACTCGAGGACGGCGACCCGTTCGACCTTGCCGACGCCGTCTTTCGGCTCGCGAAGTCGGGCGGCACCGATCGGTTCGTCGGCGTCGTACGCGACGAAGTGGGTCGCGGTTTCCTCGTGCTCGTCGTACTCGAGGTCCTCGTCGACGCCTTGCTCCGCGACGAACACGTCCTGTCGAACCTCGAAGACGTCCTCGCGCTCGCGTTCGGTGTCGACGACGCGAATATCGATCTCGTCCATGACGAAGCCGTAGGCGTCCCGGTCGTGAAACCGTTACTCTTCGCCGAACCCGTCCGTTCGCGATCGAATTCCGCTGAGACGGGAAGCTCCGGACCGCCGCGGGGTGGTCGTTTGTCGACCGGGGAACCGTAGCGGCTCTCTCGAGCGAGCAGTCGGCGGGATCTCGACTCAGCCGAAAAACGCACCTCCCATTCTGCCGGGACCGGTGTCGTCGTCCCCGTCGTCCGGTCTCGCCTCGTCGTCCGCCGCTTCGTTCGCCTCGAGGTAGTCCGCGAGTTCGTCCGCGTAGATGGCGACGACCGTCCGGGTTTCGTCGTCCTGGATCGCGAACGCCTGGACGATGTAGTTGGGGACGTCCGACGACGACTCGAGCGTTCCGGCGTAACTGGCGATCGCCCGCAGTTCCGCCGCCGAGTGGTCGTCGAATCGTTCGATGATGAAGTCCGGTACCGTGTCATGTGGTGTCGGTGGTGTTGGCATACACTCCCGATCGAACCCGATATAGATAACGTTCGCTGATTATTTAGATTTCTGACTAATTATCTAAATGTATTATAGCGCGTAATATTTAGAATATCGTCGATTCGCGACTCGGGAGCCGTGCGTTCTTTCGAAAGATCGACGAACCGCGACCAGCGGGGACACCGTTCGTGATCGATACTGTGCCGCGGATTGAGGGAGAACCGGTGGCCGTTGGACCTCCACCGCCGATTCGTCCGCGAACTCGATCAGATCCGCGGGGACGTCCCGCTCCCGCTGAAAATCACAGTCGTAAACCTATTCAGCGAAGTTGCTTTACGTCGCCTTCCGCTTTCAGTAGTACGCAGAGATGGAGCCCGAATCAAAACCCACCTGGTCCACTCGCTCGGATCCAGAGCGAGGAGCCGAATCGGGAACGGTGTCCTGGTTCGACCCGCTCTGGTACCGACGGGCCTGGGTCGCTGCAGCGGTGCTCGTTCTCACGTCGCTCGGCTGGATGCATTTCGAGATCGGTGGTGCTCGGGCCACGCTCGTCTTCTCGAACGTGGTCCTTACCGGTAGTGCAGTGGCGGCAACCGTCTTTCTGGGCGTCTTGACCGCCCGGAGCGAGTCGCTCGATAAACTCGGATGGGGACTCACCACGGCCGGTATGGGATTCTTTGCAACCGGCGAACTCTCGTGGATGCTCTATGAACTCGGGCGGGGCGGGGTTCCGTATCCTGGCGTCCCTGATTTCTTCTATCTCGGCGGCTACCTCTTCGTTGCAGTTGGATTGCTGGCGATCGCCACGACGCAACACCGTGCGAGGTCGGCGCTCCGAATGAGTCTCGACGGGCTGCTCGTCGCGGTTGCACTGCTCACGATCAGCTGGCACTTCGTGCTCGAGCCGATCCTGGCGGTCAGCGACGTCGATTCCTACACGATGTGGGTGTCCGTGGCGTACCCGGTACTCGATATCGTCGTCGGTTCGGTTGCGTTTATCGTCGCGGCGAACGCACGCGGTTCGCGTCGCATCCCGATCACGCTCATCGCGTCGGGAATTTTCGCATGGGCGTTCGCCGACAGCATGTTCGCCTACCTGTCGTTCAACGACGGATACGTCCACAACGAGTTCGATACGATCTGGCTCGTCGGTTATCTGGCGGTCGCGCTGGCCGCAGTTCAACTGGCAGCAACGATGCCGCCGGCTACGATCAATCGCAGCCGATACGAGCTCTGGGAAACGATCGCACCCTATGCACCGTTCCTGATTGCGATGGGCGTGACGGGCTACACTGCATCGGTCGGCACTCTCGACCAGGTCGGTCTCGGTCTCGGCGTAGTGGTGTTACTTAGCCTGGTCGCCCGCCAGTCGTACATCTTTTACGACACGTCGGTCTTGAGCGGCCGACTCGAGCGAAACGAGGCGGCGCTCTCGCGTCGAAACGAAGAGTTGCTGCTTCTGAATCGAATCGTTCGACACGACATCCGGAACGACATGGCGGTCGTCCTCGGCTGGGGCGAGGAACTGAACGCACGTGTCGACGCGGACGAACGCGTGATGCTCGAGCGAATGCTGGATACGACGCGACACACGATCGAACTTACCGAAACGTTGCAGCTATTCACCGAAGCCTGGGACACGGACGGCGAACACGACCTGGAGTCGATCCCGCTCAGAACGACCCTTCTCGAGACGCTCGCCCGTCGGCGCGAGACGTACGCGGACGTCGAATTCGTCGTCATCGGCACCGTTCCCGACGTCGATGTTCGGGCGAGCCCGCTCCTGTCGACGGTATTCAGAAATCTGCTGAACAACGCGGTCCAGCACAACAACGCCGACGAACCGCGCATCGAAATCAGCGCGGATCTAACCGAGGAAACGGTGACCGTCCGAATTTCGGACAACGGACCGGGGATCCCACCCGCCCAGCGTGATGTCGTGTTTGGCCGCGGCGAGAAGGGGCTCGAGAGCGACGGATCCGGGGTCGGCCTGTATCTCGTGGATACGCTCGTCACGCAATCCGGCGGCGACGTGTGGATCGATTCGAACGAGGTGGGTGGTGCCGTCTTCACCGTGGAACTACAGCGCGAGTCTACTGAACCCGACGGCCGCGAGCGCACGTCGTGATTCCGCGCGGAGCTTCGTCAATACTACGCGTTGACACCGATCCGAGATACGCGTTGACAACGGATCGAAACGCGCCCGATAGCACTCGAAGCGTTCACTGATCGAGCGTCAGCGCCGACTCGGTACGAGCGGATCGAGAACGCAAAAACGATCGACCGCGTGAACGACCGTTCGATATTTCGGTGGCGGAGCCCCAAACGAACGAGAAGCGCGCGTACGCTGGCTCCTCGAGAGCGTCAGAGCGCCGTGGTTCCGACTGCCCGAAAAGCTCTCTACGAGAGCTTTTCGATGTTGTTGACGACTTCCTCGGCGTACTCGCTGGTGGCGAGTTTCTCGGCGCCGTCGAGCTGGCGCTCGAGGTCGTAGGTGACCTTGCCGGAGGAGATGGTCTCCTCGACGGCGTCGCGGACGAGGTCGGCGGCGTCGGACCAGCCGATGTACTCGAGCATCATGCGGCCCGAGAGGATCATGGCGGTCGGGTTGACCTTGTCCTGGCCCTCGTACTTCGGTGCGGAGCCGTGGACGGGTTCGGCCAGCAGGAGGCCGTCGCCGAAGTTGGAACCGGGGGCGATGCCGAGACCACCGATCTGCGCGCCGGCGGCGTCGGACATGTAGTCCCCGTTCAGGTTCATCGTGGCGATGACGTCGTACTGGTCGGTCCGGGTCAACAGCTGCTGGAGCATGTTGTCCGCGATGCGGTCGTTGACGACGAGCGTGTCGTCGTCGACTTCGCCGTCCTGTTCCTCCCAGAGGGTGTCCTCGGTGATGACCTCGTCACCGTACTCCTCTTCGGCGACCTCGTAGCCCCAGTCGCGGAACTGGCCCTCGGTGAACTTCATGATGTTGCCCTTGTGCACCAGCGTGACCGAGTCGCGGTCGTGCTCCAGGGCGTAGTCGATGGCGCGGCGGACGAGTCGCTTCGTTCCGAACTCCGTGATCGGTTTGACACCGATACCGACGGGGCCGTCGTGGATGACGTTGTCGGCACCCATCTCGCTTTCGACGAACTCCTTGACCTGCTCGACCTCGTCGGTGCCGGCTTCCCACTCGATGCCGGCGTAGACGTCCTCGGTGTTCTCTCGGAAGGTGACCATGTCCATCTGTCCGGGGTCTTTGACCGGCGACGGGACGCCGTCTAAGTGGTAGGTCGGGCGGACGTTCGCGTAGAGATCGAGTTTCTTTCGCAGCGCGACGTTGAGCGATCGGAATCCGGCACCGACGGGCGTCGTCAGCGGACCCTTGATGGCGACGCGGTGTTCTTTGATCGCCTCGACGGTCTCGACCGGGAGGTTCTCGTCGTACATCTCCCGGGCGGACTCGCCGGCGTAGACGCGCATCCAGTTGATATCGCGACCGGTCGCTTTCGCAGCGGCCTCGAGCACCTTCTGTGCGGCGGGGCCGACGTCGCTTCCGACACCGTCACCGTAGATAATCGGAATGATCGGGTTGTCAGGCACCTCGAGTTCGCCCTCGGTACCTTCTTTCAGCGTAATCTGCTCCCCGTCTTCGGGGACCTCGATCTTGTCGTAGCTCATCTCGTCTGTACGGTTCTCCGACGGGGGTAAAAGGTCTACCATTTCCATCGACGGATGACGAAAGTTGGTCGCTGCTCGGTCGGGAACCGTCCAACGGTCCGCGTGGAAATCGGCTGCCGTTTCGAACCGGGCTCACTCGCTCGAGGCGGTCGATTCGCGGGTTCGATCCCAGTATCTAACGATCACCCCGACACCGACGACGACGACGCACGCTCCGGCGAATCCCAGGAGCGCTCGTCCGGTCGCGATCAGTAGGGACTCCGCAAGCGTAACCCAGAACACGGCCAGGACGGTGATTCCGACGACGACGAGCGTTGAGCCGATATCGACGTAATCCCGGCTCTCGTCGACTGCCAGCCGACCGACCGCGACGGCCGACATTACCGCACAGAAGGCGACGAGCAGGATGACCGGCGTCATTGTCGTCACCGGTACACAGGCCGGTATGGTAAGTGTGAGGATTTGCCGTCGGTGGACGATCCACGTCACGCGACCCCACCGAACCGGGTCGGTGAAGCCGCTCGCTGACGTGTGGCGGTCGGTCACCCCGTTCACCGTCCGGCGCGACGGAAACACATTTTCACGGTCGGCTCGCAGGGGAGCGTATGCACGTGCTCGTCCACGGCGGTGCTGGCAGTATCCCGGACGACCCCGAGGTCAGACAGGCGGTCCTCGAACGGGCCGCTACCGCCGGTGCGGAACGATCAGCGACCGTCGATGCGGTTGTGGAAGCGGTGACCGTCCTCGAGTCCGACCCGCGATTCAATGCCGGAGTCGGCAGTGCCGTCCAGAGCGACGGCGAGATTCGGACCGATGCGGGGCTCATGACCGACGATCGATCGGTCGGGGCCGCCTGCTCGATGCCGGGCGTCGAACACGCGGTCGGCGTCGCCCGACTCGTCATGGAGGAAACCCCGCACGGACTCCTCTCGGGCGACCACGCCGTCGCCCTGGCGGACGCGTTCGGTATCGAGACGGGCGTCGACCTCTGGTCGGATCGCACGCGAAAGAAGTGGGCCGACCTCGAGGCCCCGTCCGGGGGGCCGAACGCGCAACTCGAGTGGATCCGCGAGCGGTACGGACGGTCGGATCCCGGCGGTCGCGGGAGAGACGATGGGGGCGGCGAGACGGGGTCAGAATCCGTCCGCGACCTCGATCACGACACCGTCGGCGCCGTCGCGTTCGACGGCGACGCGCTCGCTGCGGCGACCTCCACGGGCGGTCGATGGCTCGCGCTCGCGGGGCGCGTTGGCGACGTTCCACAGGTCGGTGCCGGCTTCTACTGTTCGCCTGCGGCCGCCGTCAGCGCGACGGGTGCCGGCGAAGATATCGCTCGCGTGACCCTCTCGAGACGTACCGCTCGCCACATCGAACGCGGCTGTACCGCCGACGAAGCGACGGCGCGTGCGCTCGAGGAGTTCGCCGACTGCACCGGTTCGACCGCCGGTATCATCGCGATCGACGCGCGCGGCACGCTCGGGTCGGCCTACAACAGCGCCGAAATGCAGACCGCGCGAGCGGTTCGGCGGCCGTGACTGCTCGGCATCAGCGGTTCTACCCGCCGTTCAGTGGCGTTGTCGATGAACTCGAAGGAACCCGCGGTGGTACGGTGTTTCCCGCCTCACTGCGGCCCACGCGCCCACTGCGTTCCACGAGAACATATCGCACGGCACGAACCTGCGCTCTCAGCCCGTCATAGATTTCGACAATTGTCGTGAGACAGCTTTATTATTGTCGTTACCAATCTCGAAGCCAATGTTCGAATCACCCTATCACGCGGCGCGACACTGCCCTGACTGTTCGACGACGCTGTCGAACGTCCAGGGTGTCGCCGCCTGTCCGGAGTGTAACTGGGTCGACGCTGACCGACGCTCGATTTCGTCGGTGTGATCGGCGGTCCGTCATCGCCTTCGATCGGATTCTCGAGGGCGGTCGATCGCCGCC
The genomic region above belongs to Natronorubrum halophilum and contains:
- a CDS encoding isoaspartyl peptidase/L-asparaginase, coding for MHVLVHGGAGSIPDDPEVRQAVLERAATAGAERSATVDAVVEAVTVLESDPRFNAGVGSAVQSDGEIRTDAGLMTDDRSVGAACSMPGVEHAVGVARLVMEETPHGLLSGDHAVALADAFGIETGVDLWSDRTRKKWADLEAPSGGPNAQLEWIRERYGRSDPGGRGRDDGGGETGSESVRDLDHDTVGAVAFDGDALAAATSTGGRWLALAGRVGDVPQVGAGFYCSPAAAVSATGAGEDIARVTLSRRTARHIERGCTADEATARALEEFADCTGSTAGIIAIDARGTLGSAYNSAEMQTARAVRRP
- a CDS encoding sensor histidine kinase, which codes for MEPESKPTWSTRSDPERGAESGTVSWFDPLWYRRAWVAAAVLVLTSLGWMHFEIGGARATLVFSNVVLTGSAVAATVFLGVLTARSESLDKLGWGLTTAGMGFFATGELSWMLYELGRGGVPYPGVPDFFYLGGYLFVAVGLLAIATTQHRARSALRMSLDGLLVAVALLTISWHFVLEPILAVSDVDSYTMWVSVAYPVLDIVVGSVAFIVAANARGSRRIPITLIASGIFAWAFADSMFAYLSFNDGYVHNEFDTIWLVGYLAVALAAVQLAATMPPATINRSRYELWETIAPYAPFLIAMGVTGYTASVGTLDQVGLGLGVVVLLSLVARQSYIFYDTSVLSGRLERNEAALSRRNEELLLLNRIVRHDIRNDMAVVLGWGEELNARVDADERVMLERMLDTTRHTIELTETLQLFTEAWDTDGEHDLESIPLRTTLLETLARRRETYADVEFVVIGTVPDVDVRASPLLSTVFRNLLNNAVQHNNADEPRIEISADLTEETVTVRISDNGPGIPPAQRDVVFGRGEKGLESDGSGVGLYLVDTLVTQSGGDVWIDSNEVGGAVFTVELQRESTEPDGRERTS
- the icd gene encoding isocitrate dehydrogenase (NADP(+)), which translates into the protein MSYDKIEVPEDGEQITLKEGTEGELEVPDNPIIPIIYGDGVGSDVGPAAQKVLEAAAKATGRDINWMRVYAGESAREMYDENLPVETVEAIKEHRVAIKGPLTTPVGAGFRSLNVALRKKLDLYANVRPTYHLDGVPSPVKDPGQMDMVTFRENTEDVYAGIEWEAGTDEVEQVKEFVESEMGADNVIHDGPVGIGVKPITEFGTKRLVRRAIDYALEHDRDSVTLVHKGNIMKFTEGQFRDWGYEVAEEEYGDEVITEDTLWEEQDGEVDDDTLVVNDRIADNMLQQLLTRTDQYDVIATMNLNGDYMSDAAGAQIGGLGIAPGSNFGDGLLLAEPVHGSAPKYEGQDKVNPTAMILSGRMMLEYIGWSDAADLVRDAVEETISSGKVTYDLERQLDGAEKLATSEYAEEVVNNIEKLS